The following coding sequences lie in one Primulina huaijiensis isolate GDHJ02 chromosome 2, ASM1229523v2, whole genome shotgun sequence genomic window:
- the LOC140969290 gene encoding uncharacterized protein, translated as MHEQSRHLADQISETGIQSQNSFTCSCVCASLFQELDKKGKVLGDKAEPVVIGGMVLDINSTPFVPANPWTTTPGMVRCALSGVARNVAKTGSKALLDKCLGIRLGR; from the exons ATGCATGAACAGAGCAGACACCTAGCTGATCAAATTTCAGAGACGGGAATCCAATCACAGAATTCGTTCACATG TAGCTGTGTTTGCGCGAGTTTGTTCCAGGAATTGGATAAAAAGGGGAAAGTTTTAGGTGATAAAGCAGAGCCAGTTGTGATAGGAGGAATGGTATTGGACATAAATTCCACCCCTTTTGTGCCTGCAAATCCCTGGACCACCACTCCTGGAATG GTTCGCTGTGCATTAAGTGGTGTAGCAAGAAATGTCGCTAAAACTGGGAGCAAAGCCTTACTTGATAAGTGCCTCGGGATTCGACTTGGCAG GTAG